Proteins encoded together in one Chryseobacterium sp. G0201 window:
- the mltG gene encoding endolytic transglycosylase MltG: MKKAILIIILLIIVIAGFFGFRFYTKYYGNNVEKDGYVLIPHNASFKQVLDSIAPYIKNKESFEDVAKDKDLDKYLKAGRYHIQIGTGNTNLVNMIKAGNQTENTFRIGDFGDIYQMVGKVTKKTELDSLKFVNDLNAIAVEKGYNNAEDLKKYFFIDTYNFFWTVTPKEFFNKFDSQYNEFWNSERKAKEQQSSLTRDQIYALASIVYKESGGKKDEMKTIAGLYLNRYRKGMKLQSDPTVIYAINKQTNFKDPIKRVFYKHLTTPSPYNTYANKGIPPGPICVVDKSSVDAVLNAENNNFIFMCADPARFGYHKFTASAEEHAINAKAYQDWLNSKNIK; the protein is encoded by the coding sequence ATGAAAAAAGCTATTCTCATTATCATTCTGCTCATTATCGTAATAGCAGGATTTTTTGGTTTTAGATTTTATACAAAATATTACGGAAACAACGTAGAAAAAGACGGATATGTTTTGATCCCTCATAATGCCAGTTTTAAACAGGTATTAGATTCTATTGCTCCATATATTAAAAATAAAGAATCTTTCGAAGATGTGGCAAAAGATAAAGATCTTGATAAATATTTAAAAGCCGGTCGCTACCACATCCAAATCGGAACAGGAAACACCAACTTGGTTAATATGATCAAAGCCGGAAACCAGACCGAGAATACTTTTAGAATTGGTGATTTTGGAGATATTTATCAAATGGTTGGTAAGGTAACCAAGAAAACAGAACTGGATTCTTTAAAATTTGTGAATGACCTTAATGCTATTGCAGTAGAAAAAGGATATAATAACGCTGAAGATCTGAAAAAATATTTCTTCATCGATACCTATAATTTTTTCTGGACGGTAACTCCAAAAGAATTCTTTAACAAGTTTGACAGTCAGTACAACGAGTTTTGGAACAGCGAAAGGAAGGCTAAAGAGCAGCAATCCAGCTTAACAAGAGATCAAATCTATGCGTTGGCTTCTATTGTCTATAAAGAATCGGGAGGAAAGAAGGATGAAATGAAGACAATCGCAGGATTGTATTTAAACCGTTACAGAAAAGGAATGAAATTACAATCTGACCCTACTGTAATTTATGCCATCAATAAGCAAACTAATTTTAAAGATCCTATAAAAAGAGTTTTCTATAAGCATTTGACAACTCCGTCTCCATATAATACGTATGCCAATAAAGGAATTCCACCAGGGCCAATTTGTGTGGTAGATAAAAGCTCAGTTGATGCTGTTTTAAATGCAGAAAATAACAACTTTATCTTTATGTGTGCAGATCCTGCAAGATTTGGATATCATAAATTCACGGCAAGTGCTGAAGAGCATGCCATCAATGCAAAAGCATATCAGGATTGGTTGAATTCAAAAAATATAAAATAA